In Mus musculus strain C57BL/6J chromosome 1, GRCm38.p6 C57BL/6J, a single genomic region encodes these proteins:
- the Vangl2 gene encoding vang-like protein 2, giving the protein MDTESQYSGYSYKSGHSRSSRKHRDRRDRHRSKSRDGSRGDKSVTIQAPGEPLLDNESTRGDERDDNWGETTTVVTGTSEHSISHDDLTRIAKDMEDSVPLDCSRHLGVAAGAILALLSFLTPLAFLLLPPLLWREELEPCGTACEGLFISVAFKLLILLLGSWALFFRRPKASLPRVFVLRALLMVLVFLLVISYWLFYGVRILDARERSYQGVVQFAVSLVDALLFVHYLAVVLLELRQLQPQFTLKVVRSTDGASRFYNVGHLSIQRVAVWILEKYYHDFPVYNPALLNLPKSVLAKKVSGFKVYSLGEENSTNNSTGQSRAVIAAAARRRDNSHNEYYYEEAEHERRVRKRRARLVVAVEEAFTHIKRLQEEEQKNPREVMDPREAAQAIFASMARAMQKYLRTTKQQPYHTMESILQHLEFCITHDMTPKAFLERYLAAGPTIQYHKERWLAKQWTLVSEEPVTNGLKDGIVFLLKRQDFSLVVSTKKVPFFKLSEEFVDPKSHKFVMRLQSETSV; this is encoded by the exons ATGGACACCGAGTCCCAGTACTCGGGCTATTCCTACAAGTCGGGCCACTCCCGCAGCTCCCGGAAGCACAG GGACCGCCGGGACCGACACCGCTCTAAGAGCCGGGATGGGAGTCGTGGAGATAAATCAGTGACGATCCAGGCTCCGGGAGAACCCCTGCTGGACAATGAGTCCACGAGGGGGGATGAGCGG GATGACAACTGGGGAGAAACAACAACGGTGGTCACGGGCACTTCTGAGCACAGTATCTCCCATGATGACCTCACGCGCATCGCCAAGGACATGGAGGACAGTGTCCCGTTGGATTGTTCCCGCCACCTGGGCGTGGCGGCAGGGGCCATTCTGGCGCTGCTCTCGTTCCTCACCCCGCTGGCtttcctgctgctgcctccacTGCTGTGGCGGGAGGAGCTGGAGCCGTGTGGGACGGCCTGTGAGGGCCTCTTCATCTCCGTGGCCTTCAAGCTGCTCATCCTGCTGTTGGGCAGCTGGGCTCTGTTCTTCCGCCGGCCCAAGGCCTCACTGCCCCGAGTCTTCGTGTTACGAGCTCTGCTCATGGTGCTTGTCTTCCTGCTGGTTATTTCCTATTGGCTCTTCTACGGTGTGCGCATCTTGGACGCCCGGGAGCGGAGCTACCAGGGCGTGGTTCAGTTTGCCGTTTCTCTAGTGGATGCTTTACTCTTCGTGCACTATCTGGCCGTAGTTCTGCTGGAGCTCCGTCAGCTCCAGCCCCAGTTCACACTCAAGGTCGTGCGATCCACAGATGGGGCCAGCCGCTTCTACAATGTCGGCCATCTCAG CATCCAGCGAGTGGCAGTGTGGATCCTGGAGAAGTATTACCATGACTTCCCTGTCTACAACCCCGCCCTCCTCAACCTGCCCAAGTCCGTCCTGGCCAAGAAAGTGTCTGGCTTCAAGGTGTATTCTCTCGGAGAGG AAAATAGCACCAATAACTCCACGGGCCAATCAAGGGCTGTGATCGCGGCTGCGGCACGGAGGCGCGACAACAGCCACAATGAGTACTACTACGAGGAAGCCGAGCATGAGCGCAGAGTGCGCAAGCGCAGGGCCAG GCTCGTGGTGGCTGTGGAGGAGGCCTTCACGCACATTAAGCGGCTgcaggaagaggagcagaagaACCCCAGGGAGGTGATGGACCCCCGGGAAGCAGCCCAAGCGATCTTTGCATCCATGGCTCGTGCCATGCAGAAGTACCTTCGCACCACCAAACAGCAGCCTTACCATACCATGGAGAGCATCCTTCAGCACCTGGAGTTCTGCATTACCCACGACATGACGCCCAAG GCCTTCCTGGAGCGATATTTGGCTGCTGGACCCACCATCCAGTACCACAAGGAACGTTGGCTGGCCAAACAGTGGACCTTGGTGAGCGAGGAGCCGGTGACCAATGGGCTTAAGGATGGCATCGTGTTCCTCTTGAAGCGCCAGGACTTCAGCTTGGTAGTGAGCACCAAGAAGGTGCCCTTCTTCAAACTCTCTGAGGAATTTGTGGATCCCAAGTCACATAAGTTCGTCATGCGGCTGCAGTCGGAGACCTCTGTGTGA